In the Sulfurovum sp. UBA12169 genome, CTTTTGACTTCCTGTAATCAGGGCATCAATATGCGATACATCAATCTTTTCTACTCCCACAGCCGTAATGCCGTCTGCTATGATCATGATTTGGGGATTGATCTCTTTGGCGCGTTTGGCTATCGCTTCGACGGGATGCCTAAGTCCTCCTGCGCTTTCGCATACTTGGATAAAAATCGCATCAACCTCTTTATTTTCATGCAAAACTTTTTCTACATCTGCCACAGTTGCCGGAGTATCCCATTCATAGCAAAGCTCTATCTTCTCTCTGCCCATTGCATCTGCAATTTTTCCAAAACGCTCACCAAATTTGCCTGCATTTATTGTCAATGCTTTTTTTTCACATAAGTTGATCATGCATGCTTGCATTGCTCCCGTTCCTGAGCTGGCAACCATCACACATTCATCCATACCCAATAAGGACAATAAACGTTTTCGTGCTTCTTGAAAGATGGCTTCAAATTCGGGCGTTCTATGGTGTAGCGTAGGGGTTGCCATTGCTTGGCGCACAGATTCGGGTACAGGAGTTGGTCCGGGAGTAAAAAGTAACATAACGATCCTCTAATTTCAGTTTATATGATTACATAATTAGTGGCGATTATATCCAAAATGAGGTTAGAGGAGGGTAAGAAATTCTCTCCTCTTGTTTGATTTATTGATACGTAACAGAAAATTCAATTGCTACATCCTGCCATGTTTTTCCTTCATGAAGATCATAGCATGCTTTGTTAATCTCCTGAAGTGAAGGAATCATTTTAAAATCTGCCAAATCAATATATCCGTTTGCTTGAACAAAATTATCATTTACTTTATAGTGCATAGGCACTTCAATGCTTTGATGATTCATTGTGATTTTAACCACAAGCATAGCCTCTTTGACGGAGACGATTTGTGCTTCTATGAGAGCATTGGATTGCACATTAAAAAATGCGTTAACAAGCTTCTCATCTCGTTCTTTGTGAGCACTGTTGACACTGCCGGTATTGATGTTTGCTTTAAGCCCTTCAAGCATCTCTTGTACATTTTTTGCCTCTTTTTTGCCCGAAAGTTCAATCGCATCAAACCCTCCGGACACACCTGCTTTGGAGGGTGTTTTAAATGCTGTAAATTTCACACTCACGTTTGTTGGCTCATACGCAAATAAAACTGCGGTTGCCATCACAAATATCATTATTGTTTTTTTCATTTTTTATCCTTTTGGGTTTATCTAAAATTATTTTACTCTTTTTAACATAAAAAAAAGAAATTTTTTATATTAATCTAAAGTGATAATCTGCTGGCCGATCTCCTGATATTTTTTATAATAATATTCCACAAAATTGCGGACATTCTCTTTTTGGGGGAGATATATGCCGCTATGCTTAATCGCATACTCGCTTAGGTAGATGGCGGCATCTTTTTTATCCAAATAATGCTTTGCAAGTTTTTGATATGCCAAAATATAGGTTTCCTTCATGCTTTCATAGCACTCATAGTGGATCTGTATCGTTTTATCAAAAGTCACTACGCCTGACTCAAAAAGAATGGCCAAATGAATCAAACCCTCACAATAGTAAGGCAGCACTTCTCCCACTTCACGCCATGCCATAAGACCTACCGCACGTGAAACCAAATCATCAATGACATGCGTCTTAAGAGACTCTTTTTCGTGATAAAAAAATGCCATCAGACCGCCTGCTGTT is a window encoding:
- a CDS encoding aminotransferase; translation: MLLFTPGPTPVPESVRQAMATPTLHHRTPEFEAIFQEARKRLLSLLGMDECVMVASSGTGAMQACMINLCEKKALTINAGKFGERFGKIADAMGREKIELCYEWDTPATVADVEKVLHENKEVDAIFIQVCESAGGLRHPVEAIAKRAKEINPQIMIIADGITAVGVEKIDVSHIDALITGSQKALMLPPGLAMIGLSNKAVEKIGKGKDYYFNLAIEIKNQQKNTTAWTAATTLIIGLNAIFDEIDKEGIDALYKATAKRAKATQAALEAIGFTMYPKVPALAMSTVCDEDAEAIRKLLKTKYGVNIAGGQDHLKGKIFRINQMGLIPVYESAWVVNAVELALDELGRRVFDGAASRMFNETYFKA